A stretch of the Bacillus sp. FJAT-18017 genome encodes the following:
- the rsmG gene encoding 16S rRNA (guanine(527)-N(7))-methyltransferase RsmG, whose amino-acid sequence MNSEKFSKLLGEKGITLSSQQLGQFETYYETLVEWNEKMNLTAITDKDEVFLKHFYDSLSAAFYYDFSRPLAICDVGAGAGFPSIPIKIAYPNQKLTIVDSLNKRISFLEHLAKKLELEDVAFIHDRAETFGIKPEHREQYDVVTARAVARLSVLSELCLPLVKPGGDFIAMKAANAKEELHAAGKAIAVLGGRTVESHSFPLPIEESERSIIVIRKEKPTPKKYPRKPGTPNRAPIE is encoded by the coding sequence ATGAATAGTGAAAAGTTTAGTAAGTTGCTTGGAGAAAAGGGAATAACTCTTTCCTCCCAGCAACTGGGCCAGTTCGAAACCTACTATGAAACGTTGGTTGAATGGAATGAAAAGATGAATCTCACTGCAATAACGGATAAAGATGAAGTGTTTCTTAAGCATTTCTACGATTCTCTTTCAGCTGCATTTTATTATGACTTTTCCAGGCCGCTGGCTATTTGCGATGTTGGAGCAGGAGCGGGTTTTCCGAGCATCCCCATTAAAATTGCCTACCCTAACCAAAAGCTAACGATTGTCGACTCTCTTAATAAGCGGATTTCCTTCCTCGAGCATTTGGCAAAGAAACTAGAACTTGAAGATGTTGCTTTTATCCATGACCGGGCTGAGACCTTCGGAATCAAGCCTGAGCATCGGGAGCAATATGATGTTGTAACTGCCAGGGCAGTTGCAAGGCTTTCTGTGTTAAGCGAGCTCTGCCTACCACTTGTGAAGCCAGGCGGGGATTTTATCGCAATGAAAGCTGCTAATGCAAAAGAGGAACTGCATGCTGCGGGTAAGGCTATTGCTGTCCTTGGTGGACGGACAGTGGAAAGCCATTCCTTTCCATTGCCTATTGAGGAAAGTGAACGGTCTATTATTGTAATTAGAAAAGAAAAGCCAACTCCAAAAAAATATCCAAGAAAGCCAGGAACCCCCAATAGGGCACCTATAGAATAG
- the mnmG gene encoding tRNA uridine-5-carboxymethylaminomethyl(34) synthesis enzyme MnmG, with protein MQYEAGNFDVLVIGAGHAGCEAGLAAARVGAKTLMITINLDMVAFMPCNPSIGGPAKGIVVREIDALGGEMGRNIDKTYIQMRMLNTGKGPAVRALRAQADKFAYQHEMKKTLENEKNLTLLQGMVEELIVEDGVCTGAITNTGAIYRAKSVVITTGTFLRGEIIIGDLKYSSGPNNQQPSIKLSEHLEQLGFDLVRFKTGTPPRVHGGTIDYSKTEIQPGDETPKAFSYDTTKYITDQLPCWLTYTSENTHRIIEENLHRSPMFSGMIKGSGPRYCPSIEDKVVRFNDKPRHQIFLEPEGRNTEEVYVQGLSTSLPEDVQHRIIRTVPGLEEAQMMRAGYAIEYDAIVPTQLWPTLETKTVKNLYTAGQINGTSGYEEAAGQGLMAGINAALKSLGREELILSRSDAYIGVMIDDLITKGTNEPYRLLTSRAEYRLLLRHDNADLRLTEIGYQIGLIPEERHERFLQKKSAVEAEKKRLYSQIIKPTPDVQELIRNLGGSELKDGIRASDFLKRTEVAYSTIESIIPPEIHLDEEVKEQVEIQVKYEGYIEKSLQQVDRLKKMENKKIPENIDYDAISGIATEARHNLKQVKPLSIAQASRISGVNPADISILLVYLENGRVARVKAE; from the coding sequence ATGCAATACGAAGCCGGAAATTTTGATGTGCTTGTCATCGGCGCGGGACATGCTGGCTGTGAAGCCGGTTTGGCGGCTGCACGGGTTGGTGCTAAAACGTTAATGATTACTATAAACCTTGATATGGTTGCCTTTATGCCTTGTAATCCATCAATCGGAGGACCAGCAAAAGGTATAGTAGTAAGGGAAATAGATGCCTTGGGCGGTGAAATGGGCAGAAATATTGATAAAACGTATATACAAATGAGGATGCTGAATACTGGTAAAGGTCCTGCAGTCAGAGCTCTTCGTGCGCAGGCTGACAAGTTTGCCTATCAGCATGAAATGAAAAAGACGCTAGAGAATGAAAAGAACCTTACCTTGCTCCAGGGGATGGTAGAAGAACTGATTGTCGAAGATGGTGTATGTACAGGTGCCATTACGAATACCGGAGCTATTTACCGTGCTAAATCAGTTGTCATTACAACAGGAACTTTCCTTCGAGGTGAAATCATTATTGGGGATTTGAAGTATTCAAGCGGTCCGAATAATCAACAGCCTTCCATTAAACTTTCAGAACACCTTGAACAATTGGGTTTTGACCTTGTCCGTTTTAAAACTGGAACACCACCACGCGTCCATGGTGGTACAATTGATTACTCTAAAACGGAAATTCAGCCTGGTGATGAAACACCCAAGGCGTTTTCTTATGATACAACGAAATATATCACTGATCAGCTTCCATGCTGGTTGACTTACACAAGTGAAAATACACATCGAATTATTGAAGAAAATTTACATCGTTCCCCGATGTTTTCCGGTATGATAAAAGGGTCAGGTCCTCGCTATTGTCCATCTATAGAGGACAAGGTAGTCCGGTTCAATGATAAGCCCCGCCATCAAATCTTTCTTGAGCCAGAGGGCAGAAACACCGAAGAGGTATACGTCCAAGGCCTTTCAACAAGCCTTCCAGAGGATGTACAACACCGTATTATAAGAACTGTCCCTGGTTTGGAAGAAGCGCAGATGATGAGAGCTGGATATGCTATTGAGTATGATGCGATTGTACCGACACAGCTATGGCCGACTCTAGAAACAAAAACAGTAAAAAATCTCTATACAGCTGGGCAGATTAATGGGACTTCCGGATACGAGGAGGCTGCCGGCCAAGGATTGATGGCAGGCATTAATGCTGCTCTAAAATCTCTTGGAAGGGAAGAACTAATCCTAAGCCGATCCGATGCTTACATTGGTGTAATGATAGACGACCTTATAACAAAAGGGACAAACGAACCGTACCGGTTGCTAACATCAAGAGCTGAGTACAGGCTGTTGCTTCGCCATGATAATGCTGATTTGCGTTTGACTGAAATTGGCTATCAAATCGGGCTTATTCCTGAAGAACGCCATGAAAGATTCCTGCAAAAAAAATCGGCTGTTGAAGCTGAAAAGAAACGGCTTTATTCACAAATTATCAAACCAACGCCGGACGTCCAGGAGCTTATTCGCAATCTTGGCGGTAGTGAGTTAAAAGATGGTATTCGAGCATCTGACTTCCTTAAAAGAACCGAGGTTGCATACAGCACTATAGAATCTATCATTCCCCCGGAAATACACTTGGATGAAGAGGTAAAGGAACAAGTTGAAATTCAGGTAAAATACGAGGGCTACATTGAAAAATCGCTTCAGCAGGTCGATAGGCTTAAAAAAATGGAGAATAAAAAGATTCCCGAGAATATTGATTATGATGCCATTTCAGGGATTGCAACGGAGGCCCGCCATAATCTGAAGCAGGTTAAGCCACTTTCCATTGCCCAGGCATCCCGGATTTCGGGAGTGAACCCTGCTGATATCTCTATCCTATTGGTTTACCTGGAAAATGGCAGGGTTGCAAGGGTTAAGGCAGAATAA